The window GAACGTTTTTGCACAGGATAAAAGTCCTGTTAAGTTTGGAAAGATCAGCCCGGAAGATTTCAACCAGGGCGTTCCGGCCTTTGATTCTGGCGCCCATGCCGTGGTGATCGCCGATATTGGTAATTCCTATATAGTAGGAACCAATAAAGGTGACTTCGGGTTCAATTTCGAGCGAAAAGTGAGGATCAAGATCCTCGATAAGAACGGACTGGATGCAGCCACCTTTAGCATTCCCTATTATCATTCCACCAACAGCAGTGATGAAGAGAAGATCAACTACATCAGGGCCTATACCTATAACCTGGAGAATGGCAAGGTAGTGGAGACCAAACTGGAAGGCAGCCAGATCTTTACCGACAAGCTGAGCCGGAACTGGAATATCAAAAAATTCACCCTGCCTGCCGTTAAGGAAGGTTCTATTATTGAATTGAGTTATTCCATCACATCGGATTATATCTTCAACCTTCGAGCCTGGACCTTCCAGGATGACCATCCGGTATTATGGAGTGAATACGTGGTGGAGATCCCCGATTTTCTCCACTATGTGTACCTGACCCAGGGCTACCATCCCTTCCATATCAATAAGAGCGAAGTGAGTTCCGGTATTTATACTGTTAGGGAAAGTGGCTATTCGTCTAATTCCACCAAGTTCAATGCCAAGGTGGACAAGCGCCGGTGGGTAATGAAGGATATACCTTCACTCAGGGAAGAACCCTTCACGACCAGTGTGAACAACCACAAGAGCCGGGTAGAGTTACAGTTATCTGCCTACAATTTTCCTGGTTATTATAAGGATGTTATGGGTAACTGGACCTCAGTGAGTGAGTCCTTAATGAAAGAAGAACAGTTCGGTGCCCCGGTTGAAAGGGTGAACGGCTGGTTGAACGATGACCTGAAGGCCATTGTTGGTAATACCACCAACAAGAAGGAGATTGCCCAGAAGATCTATGCCTTTGTGAGGGATAATTTTACCTGCACCAGTACTGCGGGCATGTACCTGGACAAGGACCTGAAAACGATCTTCAAGAATAAAAGCGGTTCTGTTGCTGATATCAACCTGTTGCTAACGGCCATGTTGAAGAACCAGGGGCTTGAGGCGTACCCCATTATCCTGAGTACCCGTTCAAACGGGGTGACACATGAAGTGTACCCCCTGATGGACCGCTTCAACTATGTAATCAGTTGTGTTTTGCTGGAAGATGGGGATTATTTCCTGGATGCCAGTGTGCCTGACCTTGCCTTTGGCATGGTACCCAAGAAATGCTACAACGGCCATGCCCGGGTGATCATGAAAGAAGCCATCCCGGTTTATTTCAATCCGGATTCAACCCTTGAACGAAAAGTGGTAATGGCTACAGTTATTGCCAATGAAAAGGGTGAACTGGAAGGTGCCATCCAAAACACCCTTGGAATGTTTGAAACAGTTGACCTGAGGGAGAATATCCGCGAAAAGGGAGAGCAGCAGTTTTTCGAAAAGATCAGGACCGAACTGGGCTCTGATTACCAGGTGAAGAATATGGGGCTTGACTCGCTTAAGATACTGGATAAGCCTGTTAAAGTACACTATGAGTTTGTCCGTAAAACCGATGGGGAAGACCTCCTGTACATTGATCCTGTATTCGTAGAAGCTTATAAGGAAAATCCATTCAAGTCGGCCATGCGCCAATACCCCATTGAAATGCCTTATCGTTATGATGAGACCTATATTCTCTCAATGGAAGTGCCTGCGGGATATGTGGTGGATGAATTGCCCAAATCCACCCGGGTGGCCCTGAATGAGGATGAAGGTATGTTCGAATACCTTATCGGGGCCAATGAAGGAAGGATCCAGCTCCGCTCCAGGGTGGTGTTGTACAAGGCCAGGTACAATGCGGCCGACTACCAGGGACTGCGTGACTTCTTTGGGATGATCGTTAAGAAACATAGTGAACAGATTGTACTTAAGAAAGCAAAGCCATGACCAGAATAGTATTGTTGATTTTGTTGGCATTGACGGGAACCACCACAAGCCTCATTGCTGGTGAATACCCTGTTTTGACCATTCCCAAGGAATTGTTGAAAAGCGCCAATGCCGTAATCCGCCTGGAGGAACAAACCATTGAGATTGTTTCTTTAGGAAAGATCAGGGTCAAGGACCGATATGTGATCACCATCCTTAACGAGGCAGGTGAGAGATGGGCAATCTGGGGTGATTACTACGATAAGATGCATTCCATAGAAAGCATTGAAGGCACCCTCTATGATGCTATGGGTAACAAGATCAGGTCCATGAAGAAGAGTGAGATCAGTGACGAGGCTGCAACCTCCAGTATCAACCTTGCCGATGATAACAGGGTAAAGTCGTTTAGCTTCCATCACAGGTCATATCCTTACACAGTAGAGTTTGCGTCCGAAACAACGGATAGGCAATCTATGTTCCTCCCCAATTGGGCGCCGGTTCCCGGGAGGAATATTGCAGTAGAGAAGAGCTTCTTGTCCATCATTACAGATGGAACCTATGAAGTTCGATACAAGGCTTTCAACTATCCGGATAAGCCCTTGGTTTCCCAACAAGGCAATAAGAAGGTTTATAAATGGGAAGTCAGGAACCAGGTTGCTGTTGAAGGTGAGTATGCATCAGGTAAGATCCATGAAGTGGCCCCTTATATCACTTTCTCCCCTTCGAAATTCAAGATCGATGATTATGAAGGTTCCATGAGCAGCTGGAAAGAGTTCGGCTTGTTTATGAACAACCTGAATGAAGGTACGGCCGAATTGCCGCAGCCTGTAAAGGATAAAGTAAGATCGATCGTATCAGGTTTGAAAACGGACCGGGAAAAAACAGAGGCATTGTACCGTTTCCTGCAGGAAAATACCCGCTACATTAGTGTTCAGTTAGGCATTGGCGGTTGGAAACCCTTTCCTGCCTCCTATGTGGCAGAGCGGAAATATGGCGATTGTAAGGCTTTATCGAATTACATGACCGCCTTATTGAAGGAAGCGGGTATCAAGTCCTACTATGCCTTGATCAGGGCCGGGGAAGGGGAGAGGGATATGTTCCTGGATTTTCCCAATGCCAGTTTTAACCATGCCGTTTGCTGTGTACCATTGGGAAAGGATACCGTTTGGCTGGAGTGTACCAGCCAAACGGAAGTGCCTGGTTATATGGGTTCCTTTACCGGCAACCGCCATGCCCTGTTGATCACGGAAAATGGAGGGGTAGTAGCGGCAACGCCCACCTATAATTTGTCGAGCAACTTAAGGACCAGTAATGTGCAGGTTATGGTTCAGCAGGATGGCCAGATAGATGCCAGTCTGGTAAATATTTACCATGCACAGAGAAGGGATGACCTGCACCAATTGTTGAATAGTTCCACCAAAACAGAACTGTTGGACCACCTTAAGGAAAACCTTGATATCGCCAATTATGAGATAGTGAATTTTGACTACAAGGAAGATCGTTCCATCATGCCTTTCATCACGGAAAAATTGCAGATCAGTGCCAGGCATTATGTGCAGGTAAGTGGAAAAAGGATGTTTGTTACGCCCAATCTTTTAAATAAATGGGACATCAAACTCAATGCAGATACTGCAAGGAAGTATGATATAGTCCTCAATGTGGCAGAACGCGACCTCGATACTGTGCAGGTTATAGTGCCACAAGGTTATGAACCAGAAAGTATTCCCAAGCCAATAGAACTCACCAATGCGTTTGGGAAGTTTTCTGCCAGGGCCGAATGGAGGGACCAGAGGATCTATTACTACCGAAGCCTGGAAAGGAACGCTGGTAAGTTTCCTGCTAAGGATTATCAGGCATTGGTTCAATTCTATGAATCGATTTACAAAGCGGATCGTTCGCGGATCGTTTTGGTAAAGAAAGTTGAATAAAAAAAAGCGGCATCAGGCCGCTTTTTTTAGTGTTTCTTAAGGTCATAATTTCTGTTCGATCACCTGCCTTATCTCTTCCATGATCACCCGCTTGGCATCGGGCGCATCCCCTTTGGTAAAGATGATGGCGCTGTAACGCTTGGTCCGGTTGATCCAGGGCCAGGTCCCGGAAAGGGATGGGCTGAAAAAAACTTCATCAGCATTATTGTCGTCCTTGGGAAGGATGAAACAACCCAATCCATAGGCTGCTCCCTGTGCTACCGGTAAGGTATAAGCGATCCTGGCATTGCCGGTTTGCATTTTCAGGATCTCTTCCACTGATTTTTCACTGATCACCTGCTTTCCATTAAACATGCCCTTGTTGAGCAGCATGTTCAGGAATTTCATATAATCATCAGCCGTGGTCTTGCCACCGGAAAATGGATTCTCTGCCAGCAGTCCATCACTCATAAAGGTGGTCCTTCTCCATCCCAGTCCCTTGCCTATCCGCTCGCGCATCAGTCGGTCGAAATTCCTTTTGCTAACCACTTCCAGGATCCTGCCTGCAATGGCGGGGCCAACCTGGCCGTAGTAGAACTGGGTACCTTGCTTGCCCATCATGTTGCGGTCCTTGGCATAACTGTTGGTCTCATCTTCCAGGGTTTCAAATTTCTTCTTCTTCAGCACGGTCCTGATAGAGGGCGGGTCCGATTCAATGGTGGTGGTATGCGAAAGGCATTGCCTGAGCGTAATGTACCCTTTACTGTAGGAGCCGTAAATCGGAAGATAATCCCCGATCTTATCATCAAGTGAAAGTTTCCCTTCATCCACAAAATGCATGACGAGGGCGGCAGTGAGCCAGTTGCTGGAAGCTCCTACCGGTTCCTGCATGGTGGCTTTCAATTCCCCGAATTCCTTTTTGTAAATATCCTTGCCGTCCTTATTGACGATCACCACAAAATCATTGCCCAGGTCTTTCTTATGTTTTTCCAATAAAGCAGTAAGGTCGCTGAAATCGTAACCCTGGGCATTTACGATAGAGCCAGCTAACAATAGGGTGGCAGTAAATGCAGATTTTAAGTAGCGGACCATAGGAATTTATTTACGATAATAAACCAATTAGTGTTTTAAAACTTGCCCATCATGTTAAGGCCCTTATAAAACGTAAATGCCTTCAATAGCGTATCAGCCCTGAAAAAATTACAGGAAAACTACTCAACGGCTGCTGAATAGTCAGGATTTTGTTGGATTTGCTGACATAGTATCCTGTTTTTGGCCTGTGGATTGAGGTTTGTGGTAATAGATCCCAGAAAGAAACAACGCCATGAATCTAAACAATTTTACCATCAAGGCCGCCGAGGTGATCCAGCAATCCCAGCAGGTAGCTTTTAATTACGGTCATGCCAATATTGAGACCGAGCATATACTCAAGGCATTGCTCGACCAGCAGGATTCTCCCGTGGAATTCCTGCTCAAGAAGAACGCTGTTAACCTGGGACAGTTGCAATCCAACCTGGAACAGCAATTGACCCGCTTGCCTAAAATGCAGGGTGGGGAGCCCGCCCAATCCATCAGCCGGGATGCCAATAACGCTATCCTGAGGGCCGGTGCAGCATTGAAATCTTTCGGTGATGAATTCGTGACACCTGAACATATATTGCTGGCCATCCAGCAGGGAACAGATAATACCTCCAAATTGCTGAAAGATGCCGGCCTGATCGAGAAAGGCCTGATCGCAGCCATTAAGGATCTCCGAAAAGGGGATACCATTAAGAGCCAGACCCAGGAAACCCAATTCAACACCCTGAATAAGTATGCCAAGAACCTGAATGAACTGGCCCGTAACGGCAAGCTCGATCCGGTCATTGGCCGTGATGAGGAGATTCGCCGTACGCTCCATATCCTTTCCCGCCGTAGCAAGAACAACCCCATATTGGTGGGTGAACCCGGTGTAGGTAAAACTGCTATTGCAGAAGGCCTGGCCATGCGTATTGTAAATGGTGATGTGCCGGAGAACCTGAAAAGTAAGATCATCTATGCCCTGGATATGGGACAGCTGATTGCCGGTGCGAAATACAAGGGGGAATTTGAGGAGCGATTGAAAGGAGTGGTCAATGAAGTAAGCAAAAGTGATGGGGAGATCATCCTCTTTATCGACGAGATCCATACCCTGATAGGTGCTGGTGGAGGGGAAGGAGCCATGGATGCCGCTAACATCCTGAAGCCTGCTTTGGCCAGGGGTGAATTGCGTGCCATTGGCGCAACTACACTTAATGAATACCAGAAATACTTTGAAAAGGATAAGGCCCTGGAGCGTCGTTTCCAGAAAGTGATGATCAATGAACCAAGTATTGAGGATGCGATTTCGATCCTACGGGGGATCAAGGACCGTTACGAAACCCACCACCATGTGCGTATCCTGGATGAAGCCATCATCGCCGCTGTGGAATTGTCGAACAGGTATATTACCGACAGGTTCCTGCCCGATAAGGCCATTGACCTGATCGATGAAAGTGCAGCCAAGCTGAGGCTTGAAATGAATTCCATGCCGGAAGAATTGGATAAACTGGAAAGGCAGATCAGGCAACTGGAAATTGAACGGGAAGCCATCAAGCGGGAAAATGATGAAGAGAAACTGAAGACGCTTAGCATTGAAATAGGTAACCTTAGTGTTGAACGCGATACCCTGAAGGCCAAATGGCAACAGGAAAAAGATATTGTGGAGAAAGTGCAGTCGGCCAAAGCAACGATTGAACAGCTGAAATTGGAAGCAGATCGTGCGGAAAGGAATGGGGATTACGGCAAGGTGGCAGAGATCCGCTATGGAAAGATCAAGGAGCAGGAGGCGATCATAGAACAACAGACCAAAGAGTTGAATGCCATCAGCGAGCACAGCAGGCTGATGAAGGAAGAAGTGGATGCAGAAGATATTGCCGAGGCCATTGCCAAAGCAACGGGTATACCTGTTGCGAAAATGATGCAAAGCGAAAAAGAGAAACTGCTGCAGCTGGAAGCGCACCTGCATGAGCGCGTGGTCGGCCAGGAAGAGGCTATTACAGCCGTTTCCGATGCGATCCGCAGGAGCCGTGCAGGATTAAGCGATCCAAAGAAACCGATCGGTTCTTTCATTTTCCTGGGTACAACCGGTGTTGGTAAAACCGAATTGGCCAAGGCCCTGGCAGCCTACTTATTCGACGACGAGCACATGATGACCCGTATTGATATGAGTGAATACCAGGAAAAGCATACGGTAAGCCGATTGGTTGGTGCCCCTCCCGGTTATGTGGGTTATGAAGAAGGCGGTCAACTGACCGAAGCCGTCAGGAGGAAGCCTTATAGTGTGGTGCTGTTGGATGAAATCGAAAAGGCTCACCCCGATGTATGGAATGTAATGTTGCAGGTGCTGGACGATGGCAGGTTGACCGACAATAAGGGCCGCGTCGTGGATTTCAAAAATACCATCATCATCATGACGAGCAATATTGGAAGCCATATCATCCAACAGAACTTTGAAAATGTAACAGAGAAGAACAAGGATGAAGTGGTAGATAATACCAGGAGGGAAGTGATGGAACTCCTGAAGCAGACCATCAGGCCGGAGTTCCTGAACAGGGTGGATGAGATCATCATGTTCCAGCCGCTGATGAAGAATGACATCAAGGGTATCATCTCCATCCAGTTGAATGGCCTGAAAGAACTGGTGGCAAAAAATGGCATTGAATTGAAGTTCAGCGAATACGCCCTCGATTTCCTGGCGGAGAATGGATTTGATCCCGTTTTTGGTGCAAGGCCTTTGAAGCGCCTGATCCAGAAAGAGATCGTGAACCAATTGAGCAAACGCATCCTGATGGGTGATGTAGATAAAACCAAGCCGGTGTTGGTGGATGTGTTCGATGGGGTGGTAGTCTTCAGGAATGATACTATCGAAAAAGTATCCTGATGACCATCATGGTTAATATTGCAGAAGGCCCGGTTATGCCGGGCTTTTTGCTTGGGAACAGGATTTGCGGCCCATTAATCTTTTGTAATTTCAGGTATGTGTTATTACAATAGTCTCAAAACCGGCAAGGACCAGGCTGTTCAGCTACGCGACCAGCCCGTTCCATTCCCGGGACCTTTTGTGCGGCCTGTACAAAGTGGGTTCGATTTTGATAGCTGGCCCATCCTTCGGCCTAAAGAAGGGGGTAAAGGCTATGAGATCGTGATGGCACATTGGGAATTGATCGCACCCTGGATCAGGAACCGCGAAGACCTTGAAGAGAGCCGCAAAAAATATACGGCACTGAATGCCATCGGTGAAAAGATGCTGGAATCGAGGTTGTATAAAGAAGCTGCTTTGAAAAGAAGATGCCTGGTTCTGTCTTCAGGGTTTTATGAATGGCGTCATATCAAGCTTCCGGGGAGCAAAAAGGAGCAGGCATTTCCTTATCATATTATAGTGCCCGGTAAGCCGATTTTCTTTATGGCAGGTATCTGGCAGGATTGGACCGACCAGGAAACGGGGGAGATGGTGACTGGATTTGCCATTCTTACCACTGCTGCCAACAAGTTGATGGAGCAGGTTCATAATAAAAAGAAAAGGATGCCGGTGATCCTGGATGAAGATAGGGCGGTGGAATGGCTGGAAACTGGTCTGCCTGCTCAACGCATTACTGAATTGGGAACATGGCAGTTCCCTTCAGAAAAAATGCGGGCCTATACCGTAGTAAAGGAATTCAAGGTGGCGATGGATCCTGAACAGGAAGTGGCCATCGAAGGTATGCCGGCCCTTGAAGTTTGAAACCTTTAATCTCTTTCAATCCATAAAATCCCATGCTTAAATTTTCCGCTGTCATCCAAAAGTATTCCAGCCAGGGCGAGAAGACAGGCTGGAGCTTCGTACTGATCCCGGAAGAAATGGCCGGGAAACTCAAACCGGGCAATAAGAAGTCTTTCAGGGTGAAAGGCAAACTGGATGAAAAGGTCATAGAACAACAGGCACTTATTCCGATTGGTGGTGGTGATTTTATCCTGCCCCTGAAAGCTGATCTTCGGAAGAAGTTGGGAAAGGGTAAGGGGGATACGGTCAATCTACAACTTTGGGTGGATGAACGAGCACTTGAAATCTCAGCCGACCTGCTGACCTGCCTGGAAGATGAGCCGAAAGCAAGGGAAAACTTCCAGAATCTACCCCCGTCGCACCAACAGTATTACAGCAAATGGATAGAAAGCGCCAGGACCGATGCAACCAGGGCAAAGCGGATCGCGCAGACCGTGAATGCGATGGCAAGGGGCCTGACTTATGGGGAGATGATCAGGGAGGGGAAGATGTGAAAATAGTGGACATGTGGTCTTTACGCTAACCATTGGAAGGATGTGGAGATTTGACCACCCCATCTGCTGCGCTACGAGGGCAGGGTGTGGTCTTTACGCTAACAGGTGGGAGGGCAATAAACCTGGTGTAGCCATTCTGGCAGTTTAAACATTTTGGGATGGTTTTTGTTATTTCTTCAACAAGTATCCCTTTTTCCTACTGGAAATACTGACCGGAACCACTGCGCAAAAAGGAGTCAGTATGTCAAATCCAAACAAAATCGAGATCATCGAGCCCCGCACGGTATGGATCGGGGCCGATAATGCACCCGTAAGACTGGTCATGTATGGTGACTATGAAAGCGAAGCCTGCGCAAAGGCGCAAGACATAGTAGATCAGCTTCTCCAGCAATATGGCACCAGCCTGCGCTTCCAGTTCCGGCACTTCCCATTAACGAGGATCCACCAGTACGCCCACAAAGCTGCAGAAGCCGCTGTGGCCGCCGTTCAGGAAGGAAAGTTCTGGGAAATGCACCATCTCCTCTTCGCCCATCGGCGCCGTCTGGGGTCCATTAGTTTAAAAGAGTACGCACTGGAAGCAGGCGTGAAAGACAAGAATTTTATTCCGAAGCTGGTGGATTCTGTTTATGGCTGGACCGTTAGGGCTGACCTGTTGGAAGGGGTAGAAAAGGGGGTTCGGGATGTTCCCACTTTTTTCATTAATGACCAGTTGTACACTGGCAATGTTAGCCTTCAGGCCCTTGCCAAGGCCATTGATGATGCCATGCCCAAGAAAAGGAAAAGGGCCTGACCGGGTATGGACGGTGGACTTGCAGTTGGTTTTTTAAAACTGGTTGCAAGTCTTTTTTCATGAATTGCCTAACTTAAATGCCAAACCGAAACCAATATGAGAATTGTCCGGGCATTTTTGTCTTTGTTCCTGTTACCCGTCCTGCTGTATGCACAAAAGGATGGCGGTAATCCGCCAGGGGTGGAAGCTGTTGTCACCAGGAATTTCTATACCTCAGGAAACAAAAGGATTGATTACACTGCTTACTCAGGTTACCTGGACCTGAAGAATGATACTGGTAAACTGGTTGCAAAGGTTTTCTTTGTTTACTACCGAAAGGATGGGGACCCAGCTGAAAAACGTCCCATCACTTTTACTTTCAATGGTGGGCCGGGGTCTTCTTCTGTCTGGCTGCATATGGGCGGGTTAGGCCCCAAAAGGGTGCTATTGGAAGATGATGGCACTTCTCCTAAGCCTCCCTATAAATACATCAACAATGAATATTGCTGGTTGGATAAAACTGACCTGGTTTTCATTGACCCTGTTTCAACAGGCTATAGCCGCCCGGCGCCGGGGGAAAAAGCCGGACAGTTCCATGGATTCAATGAAGATATCTCCTCAGTTGGCACTTTCATCAATATGTTCCTGTCCCGTTACGAGCGCTGGGCCTCGCCCAAATTCCTGGCCGGGGAAAGTTATGGAACCACCAGGGCTGCAGGTCTTTCTAAATTCCTGCAGGACCGCTATCGGATCTACCTTAATGGCATATTCCTGATCTCTCCCGTCCTTAACTTCGGGACGAGCGATTATTACATCGGCAATGACCTTCCGCGTGCACTCTATCTTCCTACTTATACTGCCACTGCCTGGTACCATAAAAAACTTTCCCCTGCGCTCCAGGCTAATCTCCAACAGGCCATCAGGGAAAGCAAGGATTTCGCATTGGGTGAATATGCAACCGCATTATTGAAAGGGGGATGGCTGGCTGAAGAAGAGAAGGATAAGGTGGCCACCAAACTGGCTTATTACTCGGGCCTCTCCAAGGAATATTGGTTGCAGGCCAACCTTAGGGTAGAGGAGAACAGGTTCTATAAGGAGTTGAGGAGGAAGGATGGCCTCACTATTGGTCGTCTGGATGGGCGCTTTACCGGGCGTGACCTTGATGATGCTGGTGAGTATTACAGCTTTGACCCCTCTTTTGTGAATATCGATGCTTCCTTTACCACTGCCCTGAATAGTTATTTTCAAAAGGAACTTAACCTCAAGGAAGAAAAGATCTACAATATTTTCGGTAATGTTTATCCCTGGAATTATAATAATGTCCAGAACCAGTTCCTGAATGTTGCTGAAAGCCTCAGGGATGCCATAAGCAAGAACCCCCACCTGAAGGTTTATGTAGGTTGCGGCTATTATGATTTTGCCACACCATTCTTTATTGCCCAATATGATGTGGAACATATGTTCCTGAGACCCGAGTTGCGGAAGAACGTGGTTTTTCATTTTTATGAATCAGGCCATATGTACTATATCCATAAACCTTCCCTGGTACAGTTCAAGAAGGATGTGGATGCATTTTTTGACTCCAGTTCCAATTTGTAATGAATAGCTCAAATACCACTACCCCATGCCCAGCCCCTTGGTCCCTGAAAGGGGAGGGTATGATCTTGTTGTACCATTTCAAGGAAGAATGGTTAAGGAAAAATGCCTGCCTGCCGGATAATATGCCGGTACGGTTGATTGGAAATATTGGCGCCGTCATGATGGTGGATTATGCCGATTCCCCGGTTGGGCCTTACAGGGAATTGCTCTTTATCCCCGGTCGGCTGGAGCACGAAGGGAAGGCGTACTGGCATATCAGTAAGATCTATGTGAATTCACAGGATAGTGTGGTGAACGGCCGCATGAACTGGGGCATCCCGAAGGAGCTGGCCAGGATCGAAATGGTAAAGCTTCCGGAGCAGGGATTCGGTTTCACTGTTTCGAAACAGGGAAGGCCGGTGTTTACTTCGTTTGTTCGTGACCGTTGGTTCAGCTTTCCAATTACCACCAAGCTTTTTCCATTCGGATTTTTACAGTCACTTGAGGATAAATTATTCGCCTTCAATCCCCACGGAAGCGGATGGGCAAGGATGTCTGAGTTGAGCAAACTGGAAACCGCAGCGGATGAATTTCCGGATATCAGCAGCCAAAATTGCCTGGCAGCATTTCATATCAAAGATTTTTCCCTTTATTTCCCCAAGGCAATAGTAAGATGTGTCGGGGAACTGGTTTGACCTGACTGTTTACCTGGTTCAGGAAGGGGTATACCAATGATCTGAATGGTACAGATCAGGGATTGCTTAGGGCCAGCCTTCTGGCAGGAGCACGGTGTGATTTGCTTTCCCGGATCTGTGATTAGCTGTCTTGACTATCATTCCGGACTATCCTTCCCTGTCTTCTGAATTTGGGTTTTTGAATGGCCTAATCGCTACTTTTACTATATGACCAAACTATTCACTACAAAAACTGCTTTTATTGTTCTCAGCAAAATTGTTGTTGCCTGTCTGTTGACATGCTATCCTGGTATCCATGCCAGGTCCCAGGCAAAGGCCCTTCCTTACTTCCCGCCTTATGGGCAATGGGAATCGCGGAAGCCTGCAGCGATGGGATTCGATGCAGTTGCGCTGGATTCCGCGGTGGCATTTGCTATTGTCAGCGAAAGCAAGGCCCCGCGTGACCTAAGGGCTGCGCATTACCAGAGTGCCTTTGGAAGGGAACCCTTCGGTTTCCCTGTTGGCCCCATGAAAGAAAGGGGGCCTGCCACAGGATTGATCATCCGCAAAGGTTATATCGTTGCGCAATGGGGGGAGCCGGAAAGGGTAGACCTGACCTTTAGTGTAGCCAAGAGTTTCCTTTCCACAGTAGTTGGACTTGCTTATGATTCTGGGTTGATCAGGGATGTGCATGACCGTGTTGGCCCCTATATGGCACCCATTATACCTTATGAGCCCTTCCGGATGGCTGGCAACAAGTCGGATGAATTGGGAGGGACGGATATCATTGACCTGTTTGCGACGGAACATAATCGTAAGATCACCTGGGACCATTTATTACGACAAACCAGCGATTGGGAAGGTGTGCTTTGGGACAAGCCCGACTGGGCTGACCGGCCTGAAAAAGATGCCGCCAGCTGGACCAATCGTCCTCGCCATGAACCCGGTACGGTCTATAAATACAATGATACCAGGGTGAATGTACTGGCATTGGCTGCCTTGAATATCTGGCGAAGGCCCTTGCCGCAAGTGTTGAAAGAAAAATTGATGGACCCGATTGGGGCATCGCCAACCTGGCGCTGGACCGGTTATGAGAATTCCTGGGTGGTAATGGACGGGCAATTGTTACAATCGGTGAGTGGTGGTTCCCATTGGGGAGGAGGAATGTTCATCAGTGCAATAGACCAGGCGAGATTTGGCTTGTTGACCCTTCGCAACGGGAACTGGAAGGGCAAACAGCTCATCTCCCCGCAATGGCTGAAAATGGCCAGGACACCTACCTTACCTGAACCAACCTATGGATTTATGAACTTTTTCCTGAATACAGGGAATAAGCTATACCCCAGTGTTCCGGAGCAAACATTTGCCCATATTGGCGCGGGTACCAACCTGGTCTTTGTGGACCCGGAAAGGGAATTATTGGTGGTGGCGCGTTGGATAGAAAATGGAAAAATTGATGAATTCCTCAAGAGGGTGTATGCCAGTTTAAGGGATAAATAGGCAGCAAGGCAACAGGCATCGCGTCACGGAAGGTCCGGTTCTTCGGATTTGCTTACCTTTGCAGCCTTATTTTCATAGCTATGCTGTTGTTCAAGGAATTTACTTTTGATTCTGCCCATTTCCTGCCTAATGTTCCGGAAGGCCATAAATGCAAGGAAATGCATGGCCATACCTACCGGCTGAAGGTTTGGG is drawn from Flavihumibacter rivuli and contains these coding sequences:
- a CDS encoding DsbA family protein translates to MSNPNKIEIIEPRTVWIGADNAPVRLVMYGDYESEACAKAQDIVDQLLQQYGTSLRFQFRHFPLTRIHQYAHKAAEAAVAAVQEGKFWEMHHLLFAHRRRLGSISLKEYALEAGVKDKNFIPKLVDSVYGWTVRADLLEGVEKGVRDVPTFFINDQLYTGNVSLQALAKAIDDAMPKKRKRA
- the clpB gene encoding ATP-dependent chaperone ClpB — translated: MNLNNFTIKAAEVIQQSQQVAFNYGHANIETEHILKALLDQQDSPVEFLLKKNAVNLGQLQSNLEQQLTRLPKMQGGEPAQSISRDANNAILRAGAALKSFGDEFVTPEHILLAIQQGTDNTSKLLKDAGLIEKGLIAAIKDLRKGDTIKSQTQETQFNTLNKYAKNLNELARNGKLDPVIGRDEEIRRTLHILSRRSKNNPILVGEPGVGKTAIAEGLAMRIVNGDVPENLKSKIIYALDMGQLIAGAKYKGEFEERLKGVVNEVSKSDGEIILFIDEIHTLIGAGGGEGAMDAANILKPALARGELRAIGATTLNEYQKYFEKDKALERRFQKVMINEPSIEDAISILRGIKDRYETHHHVRILDEAIIAAVELSNRYITDRFLPDKAIDLIDESAAKLRLEMNSMPEELDKLERQIRQLEIEREAIKRENDEEKLKTLSIEIGNLSVERDTLKAKWQQEKDIVEKVQSAKATIEQLKLEADRAERNGDYGKVAEIRYGKIKEQEAIIEQQTKELNAISEHSRLMKEEVDAEDIAEAIAKATGIPVAKMMQSEKEKLLQLEAHLHERVVGQEEAITAVSDAIRRSRAGLSDPKKPIGSFIFLGTTGVGKTELAKALAAYLFDDEHMMTRIDMSEYQEKHTVSRLVGAPPGYVGYEEGGQLTEAVRRKPYSVVLLDEIEKAHPDVWNVMLQVLDDGRLTDNKGRVVDFKNTIIIMTSNIGSHIIQQNFENVTEKNKDEVVDNTRREVMELLKQTIRPEFLNRVDEIIMFQPLMKNDIKGIISIQLNGLKELVAKNGIELKFSEYALDFLAENGFDPVFGARPLKRLIQKEIVNQLSKRILMGDVDKTKPVLVDVFDGVVVFRNDTIEKVS
- a CDS encoding SOS response-associated peptidase; translation: MCYYNSLKTGKDQAVQLRDQPVPFPGPFVRPVQSGFDFDSWPILRPKEGGKGYEIVMAHWELIAPWIRNREDLEESRKKYTALNAIGEKMLESRLYKEAALKRRCLVLSSGFYEWRHIKLPGSKKEQAFPYHIIVPGKPIFFMAGIWQDWTDQETGEMVTGFAILTTAANKLMEQVHNKKKRMPVILDEDRAVEWLETGLPAQRITELGTWQFPSEKMRAYTVVKEFKVAMDPEQEVAIEGMPALEV
- a CDS encoding YdeI/OmpD-associated family protein; translation: MLKFSAVIQKYSSQGEKTGWSFVLIPEEMAGKLKPGNKKSFRVKGKLDEKVIEQQALIPIGGGDFILPLKADLRKKLGKGKGDTVNLQLWVDERALEISADLLTCLEDEPKARENFQNLPPSHQQYYSKWIESARTDATRAKRIAQTVNAMARGLTYGEMIREGKM
- a CDS encoding S10 family peptidase — translated: MRIVRAFLSLFLLPVLLYAQKDGGNPPGVEAVVTRNFYTSGNKRIDYTAYSGYLDLKNDTGKLVAKVFFVYYRKDGDPAEKRPITFTFNGGPGSSSVWLHMGGLGPKRVLLEDDGTSPKPPYKYINNEYCWLDKTDLVFIDPVSTGYSRPAPGEKAGQFHGFNEDISSVGTFINMFLSRYERWASPKFLAGESYGTTRAAGLSKFLQDRYRIYLNGIFLISPVLNFGTSDYYIGNDLPRALYLPTYTATAWYHKKLSPALQANLQQAIRESKDFALGEYATALLKGGWLAEEEKDKVATKLAYYSGLSKEYWLQANLRVEENRFYKELRRKDGLTIGRLDGRFTGRDLDDAGEYYSFDPSFVNIDASFTTALNSYFQKELNLKEEKIYNIFGNVYPWNYNNVQNQFLNVAESLRDAISKNPHLKVYVGCGYYDFATPFFIAQYDVEHMFLRPELRKNVVFHFYESGHMYYIHKPSLVQFKKDVDAFFDSSSNL